From the genome of Streptomyces sp. NBC_01341, one region includes:
- the otsB gene encoding trehalose-phosphatase, which produces MGNQDHPLPTPSTPAGRDGLAALLARPGRAVIALDFDGTLADIVPDPERSRAHPDVVPALSALAPRVAAVAVITGRPAGTAVRLGGFAGAPGLDHLVVLGHYGAERWDAVSGSVHAPPPDPGVEAVRAELPRVIEEAGAGDGTWIEEKGRAVAVHTRRAADPQASFEALRAPLNSLAARHGLIVEPGRLVLELRPAGMDKGVALEEFVRETGAETVLYAGDDLGDLAAYAAVEKLRARGTQGLLVCSGSGVPELAERADLLLPGPAAVAGLLRSLAGQVAEG; this is translated from the coding sequence ATGGGCAATCAGGACCACCCCCTCCCGACCCCCTCCACCCCGGCCGGCCGTGACGGTCTCGCCGCGCTGCTGGCCCGGCCCGGACGTGCCGTGATCGCGCTCGACTTCGACGGCACGCTCGCCGACATCGTCCCGGACCCCGAGCGGTCCCGCGCCCACCCTGACGTCGTCCCTGCCCTGTCGGCGCTGGCGCCGCGGGTCGCCGCCGTCGCGGTGATCACCGGGCGTCCGGCCGGCACGGCGGTGCGCCTCGGCGGCTTCGCCGGGGCGCCCGGCCTGGACCACCTCGTCGTGCTCGGGCACTACGGTGCCGAACGCTGGGACGCCGTCAGCGGCAGCGTCCACGCACCACCCCCGGACCCCGGCGTCGAGGCCGTGCGCGCGGAACTTCCCCGGGTGATCGAGGAGGCCGGGGCGGGCGACGGCACCTGGATCGAGGAGAAGGGTCGTGCGGTCGCCGTGCACACCCGCCGCGCCGCCGACCCACAGGCCTCCTTCGAGGCGCTGCGGGCGCCCCTGAACAGCCTCGCGGCCCGTCACGGCCTGATCGTCGAACCCGGCCGCCTCGTCCTGGAACTGCGCCCCGCGGGCATGGACAAGGGCGTGGCGCTGGAGGAGTTCGTACGCGAGACGGGGGCGGAGACCGTCCTCTACGCGGGCGACGACCTGGGCGACCTCGCCGCCTACGCCGCCGTGGAGAAGCTGAGGGCCCGGGGCACCCAGGGCCTGCTGGTGTGCAGCGGCTCGGGGGTGCCCGAACTCGCGGAGCGCGCCGACTTGTTGCTGCCGGGCCCGGCAGCGGTGGCCGGCCTGCTGCGATCACTGGCCGGACAGGTCGCCGAGGGCTGA
- the nagA gene encoding N-acetylglucosamine-6-phosphate deacetylase has product MAGRADSTVLAGARVVLPTGTVENGRVIIEGTRIAGSTPEGARTVDLSGHWVVPGFVDIHNHGGGGTSFATGSAEDVLAGARAHRAHGTTTVVASTVTGEMDFLARQAGMLSELVEQGELAGIHFEGPFISPCRKGAHSEGLLRDPDPAEVRKLLEAARGTARMVTLATELPGGIESVRLLAEHGVIAAVGHTDASYEQTVEAIDAGATVATHLYNAMPAIGHRTPGPVSALLEDERVTVELINDGTHLHPAAFELAYHHAGADRVALITDAMDAAGAGDGHYELGPLAVEVRDGVARLVEGGSIAGSTLTLDTAFRRAVTIDRIPVEHVVQSISATPARLLGMYDRVGSLDPGKDADIVVLDAGFALRGVMRRGEWIVDPREG; this is encoded by the coding sequence ATGGCCGGACGCGCAGACAGCACAGTCCTCGCAGGTGCCCGGGTGGTGCTTCCCACCGGGACCGTCGAGAACGGCCGGGTGATCATCGAGGGCACCCGGATCGCCGGCAGCACGCCGGAGGGCGCCCGGACCGTCGACCTCTCCGGCCACTGGGTGGTCCCCGGGTTCGTGGACATCCACAACCACGGCGGCGGCGGCACGTCCTTCGCGACCGGCTCCGCCGAGGACGTCCTGGCCGGGGCACGGGCACACCGCGCACACGGCACGACGACCGTCGTCGCCTCCACCGTCACCGGCGAGATGGACTTCCTGGCCCGGCAGGCCGGCATGCTCTCCGAACTGGTCGAGCAGGGCGAGCTCGCCGGCATCCACTTCGAGGGTCCCTTCATCTCGCCGTGCCGCAAGGGCGCCCACAGCGAGGGACTGCTCCGCGACCCCGACCCGGCAGAGGTGCGCAAGCTGCTCGAAGCGGCCCGCGGGACCGCCAGGATGGTCACGCTGGCCACCGAACTCCCCGGCGGCATCGAGTCCGTACGGCTGCTCGCCGAGCACGGCGTGATCGCCGCCGTCGGCCACACCGACGCGTCGTACGAGCAGACCGTCGAGGCGATCGACGCCGGCGCCACCGTCGCCACGCACCTCTACAACGCGATGCCCGCCATCGGCCACCGCACACCGGGCCCCGTATCGGCCCTCCTGGAGGACGAGCGCGTCACCGTCGAGCTGATCAACGACGGCACGCACCTGCACCCCGCCGCCTTCGAACTCGCCTACCACCACGCGGGCGCGGACCGGGTCGCGCTGATCACCGACGCCATGGACGCGGCCGGCGCGGGCGACGGCCACTACGAGCTCGGCCCGCTCGCCGTCGAGGTCAGGGACGGGGTCGCCCGTCTCGTGGAGGGCGGGTCCATCGCGGGCTCCACCCTCACCCTGGACACCGCGTTCCGCAGGGCCGTCACGATCGACAGGATCCCCGTCGAGCACGTCGTCCAGTCCATCTCCGCCACCCCGGCGAGGCTCCTCGGCATGTACGACCGGGTCGGCTCCCTGGACCCGGGCAAGGACGCCGACATCGTGGTCCTGGACGCGGGATTCGCGCTCAGGGGCGTCATGCGCCGCGGCGAGTGGATCGTCGACCCCCGCGAGGGGTGA
- a CDS encoding carbohydrate-binding protein has protein sequence MTAGNNGASKPEDDDPFGYLYADGQAAGAQPPGQGGYGYPGPAAQPGRPRTSYNQVRAVGERQYGQVPPQQAYGQQYGQQNQQYGQQNQQYGQQNQQYGQPSAQYAAPETYPGGAVTAQHGSVPHGGGRNGGPGRGGPNTKALLIAAVAVVAVVLIGIGAALMTGDDSDKKKDQAGTSTGAAGEVSESPKPDKTEKPSKEPVDLPEQDAATLTLGGTASLDNTVKGAKGANGQYISLNEVGRSATWTVDVPDGGAYTLFVTYGVPGRDAKTSLTVNDEAPRSINMKNFANAAEGDLEKGWTTTFAYVQLKKGSNTLMLSCNEGDSCDANLDQLSLKSGHVKD, from the coding sequence ATGACGGCCGGAAACAACGGCGCGAGCAAGCCCGAGGACGACGATCCGTTCGGCTATCTGTACGCGGACGGGCAGGCGGCGGGCGCACAGCCGCCCGGGCAGGGCGGCTACGGCTACCCGGGTCCTGCCGCACAGCCCGGCAGGCCGAGAACGTCGTACAACCAGGTGCGAGCGGTGGGCGAGCGCCAGTACGGGCAGGTCCCGCCGCAGCAGGCGTACGGCCAGCAGTACGGCCAGCAGAACCAGCAGTACGGCCAGCAGAACCAGCAGTACGGCCAGCAGAACCAGCAGTACGGCCAGCCCAGCGCGCAGTACGCGGCCCCGGAGACCTACCCCGGTGGCGCGGTCACCGCGCAGCACGGGTCCGTGCCGCACGGCGGCGGCAGGAACGGCGGCCCCGGACGTGGCGGCCCCAACACGAAGGCGCTGCTGATCGCGGCCGTCGCCGTGGTCGCGGTCGTGCTCATCGGCATCGGCGCGGCGCTGATGACGGGTGACGACAGCGACAAGAAGAAGGACCAGGCGGGTACGTCGACGGGTGCGGCCGGCGAGGTGTCGGAGTCCCCGAAGCCGGACAAGACGGAGAAGCCGTCCAAGGAGCCCGTCGATCTGCCCGAGCAGGACGCGGCGACGCTGACACTGGGCGGCACGGCCTCGCTGGACAACACCGTGAAGGGTGCCAAGGGCGCCAACGGCCAGTACATCAGTCTCAACGAGGTCGGCCGGTCGGCGACCTGGACGGTGGACGTGCCCGACGGAGGCGCGTACACGCTGTTCGTGACCTACGGCGTGCCCGGCAGGGACGCGAAGACCTCCCTGACGGTCAACGACGAGGCCCCGCGGTCCATCAACATGAAGAACTTCGCGAACGCCGCGGAGGGGGACCTCGAGAAGGGCTGGACGACGACGTTCGCCTACGTCCAGCTCAAGAAGGGGTCGAACACCCTGATGCTCTCGTGCAACGAGGGTGACTCCTGCGACGCCAACCTCGACCAGCTGTCGCTGAAGTCGGGCCACGTCAAGGACTAG
- a CDS encoding DUF3263 domain-containing protein yields the protein MTADPLSDQARAVLAMERRSWPGPGAKERAIREELDMSPVRYYQLLNALLDDRRALAEDPVTVNRLRRVRDARRGRR from the coding sequence ATGACCGCCGACCCGCTCTCCGACCAGGCGCGCGCGGTGCTGGCCATGGAGCGCCGCTCCTGGCCCGGCCCCGGGGCGAAGGAACGGGCGATCCGCGAAGAGCTCGACATGTCTCCGGTCCGCTACTACCAGCTGCTCAACGCGCTCCTGGACGACCGTCGCGCGCTCGCGGAGGACCCGGTGACGGTCAACCGGCTCAGGCGGGTCCGCGACGCGAGGCGCGGTCGCCGCTGA
- a CDS encoding ROK family protein, whose product MRHVIALDVGGTGMKAALVGADGTLLHEARRATGRERGAEAVVETILGFAADLHAHGREQFGEGAVAAGVAVPGIVDAERGIAVYAANLGWRDVPLRKLLGERLGGIPVALGHDVRTGGLAEGRIGAGRGADRFLFVPLGTGIAGAIGIAGSIEAGAHGYAGEIGHVVVRPDGPDCGCGQRGCLETLASASAVSRAWAAASGDPDADAADCAKAVASGDPAALRVWQDAVDALAAGLVTALTLLDPRTLIIGGGLAEAGETLFTPLRAAVEERVTFQKLPHIVPAALGDTAGCLGAGLLAWDLLSTEVSA is encoded by the coding sequence GTGAGACACGTCATCGCCCTCGATGTGGGCGGCACAGGAATGAAGGCCGCCCTGGTCGGGGCCGACGGCACCCTCCTCCACGAGGCACGCCGGGCGACCGGCAGGGAGCGCGGTGCCGAAGCCGTCGTGGAGACGATCCTCGGCTTCGCCGCGGACCTGCACGCCCACGGCCGGGAGCAGTTCGGCGAAGGCGCCGTGGCCGCCGGCGTAGCGGTGCCCGGCATCGTCGACGCCGAACGCGGCATCGCCGTGTACGCCGCCAATCTGGGCTGGCGCGACGTACCCCTGCGGAAGCTGCTCGGCGAGCGGCTCGGCGGCATACCGGTCGCGCTCGGCCACGACGTCAGGACCGGCGGCCTCGCGGAAGGCCGGATCGGCGCGGGCCGGGGCGCCGACCGCTTCCTCTTCGTCCCGCTGGGCACCGGGATCGCCGGCGCCATCGGCATCGCGGGCAGCATCGAAGCGGGCGCCCACGGCTACGCCGGCGAGATCGGCCACGTCGTCGTCCGGCCCGACGGCCCGGACTGCGGTTGCGGACAGCGCGGCTGTCTGGAGACCCTCGCCTCCGCCTCCGCGGTGTCCAGGGCCTGGGCCGCCGCTTCCGGCGACCCCGACGCCGACGCCGCCGACTGCGCGAAAGCGGTGGCCTCGGGGGACCCGGCGGCCCTGCGCGTGTGGCAGGACGCCGTCGACGCGCTCGCCGCCGGACTGGTCACGGCGCTCACTCTGCTGGACCCCCGCACGCTCATCATCGGTGGCGGTCTCGCCGAGGCAGGGGAAACCTTGTTCACACCACTGCGTGCGGCCGTCGAGGAACGGGTCACGTTCCAGAAGCTGCCCCACATCGTCCCGGCGGCCCTCGGGGACACCGCCGGATGCCTGGGCGCAGGGCTGCTCGCCTGGGATCTACTCTCCACGGAGGTATCCGCCTGA
- a CDS encoding 1-phosphofructokinase family hexose kinase, with amino-acid sequence MILTVTLNTALDLTYAVPALVPHTTHRVGEVTERPGGKGVNVARVLSSLGHDTVVTGFAGGSNGTVLRELLGALPSRPTDALVTVAGNTRRTLAVVDGTAGDTTQLNEPGPHIGPDEWAALLGTYRDLLTGADAVALCGSLPPGIHVGAYAELIRLARAAGVPVLLDTDGEPLRRGVAARPDLVKPNADELARLTGAREPLRATRDARRRGARSVVASLGPDGLLAVTPDGIWRATPPSAVRGNPTGAGDSAVAGLLSALAEGLGWQERLTRAVALSTATVMAPAAGEFDRAAYEDLLTRVAVEQHPPAA; translated from the coding sequence GTGATACTGACCGTCACGCTGAACACGGCACTCGACCTGACGTACGCGGTCCCCGCCCTCGTCCCGCACACCACCCACCGCGTCGGCGAGGTGACCGAGCGGCCCGGCGGCAAGGGCGTCAACGTGGCCAGGGTCCTCTCCTCACTCGGCCACGACACCGTGGTCACCGGCTTCGCCGGCGGCTCGAACGGGACCGTGCTGCGCGAACTCCTCGGCGCGCTCCCGAGCCGCCCCACCGACGCGCTCGTGACCGTCGCCGGGAACACCCGCCGCACACTCGCCGTCGTCGACGGCACCGCCGGGGACACCACCCAGCTCAACGAACCGGGGCCGCACATCGGCCCCGACGAGTGGGCCGCCCTCCTGGGGACCTACCGCGACCTGCTGACCGGTGCCGACGCCGTCGCCCTCTGCGGCAGCCTCCCGCCCGGTATCCACGTCGGCGCGTACGCGGAGCTGATCCGGCTCGCCCGCGCGGCCGGCGTGCCCGTGCTGCTGGACACCGACGGGGAGCCCCTGCGGCGCGGCGTCGCCGCCCGCCCCGACCTCGTCAAGCCCAACGCCGACGAACTCGCCCGCCTCACCGGAGCCCGCGAACCCCTGCGCGCGACCCGCGACGCCCGCCGCCGAGGGGCGCGCAGCGTCGTCGCGTCGCTCGGCCCGGACGGCCTCCTCGCCGTGACCCCGGACGGCATCTGGCGCGCGACGCCGCCCTCGGCGGTGCGGGGCAACCCGACAGGGGCGGGCGACTCCGCCGTGGCCGGGCTGCTGTCCGCCCTCGCGGAAGGGCTGGGCTGGCAGGAGAGGCTGACGCGGGCGGTGGCCCTGTCGACCGCGACCGTCATGGCCCCGGCGGCCGGCGAGTTCGACCGCGCCGCCTACGAGGACCTGCTGACCCGGGTCGCCGTCGAACAGCACCCGCCGGCGGCCTGA
- a CDS encoding DUF389 domain-containing protein, with translation MLSTLRARVLPAAQRRSLDELAQDLDLSSGDTGAKHSAFWTMLVLSAVIAAGGVLTDSTATVIGAMIIAPLSTPIMGIALGSVQRRRTGSALVVLLAGLLVIAVGALMSQVLPGDYDLLSNSQIAGRTSPDLMDLIAALATGLAGAVALARRDVGAVLPGVAIAISLVPPLVVVGVCLGSLAGWPALGALVLFVSNLFALVFGGMVVFATLGHSPLRRGAPGRPARSAYAAMAALFVAVFVPLAANTALTLVLEVWTGRVEDAARQWLADDPGASVTGVDAVSRTLHVHVRVPGDLPPVEGLLDLIEGQVPDGVPVVVDATRGVRVELRR, from the coding sequence ATGCTCAGCACCCTCCGTGCCCGTGTCCTCCCCGCCGCCCAGCGCCGCTCGCTGGACGAACTGGCGCAGGACCTGGACCTGTCCAGCGGGGACACCGGCGCCAAGCACTCGGCCTTCTGGACGATGCTCGTGCTGTCGGCGGTCATCGCGGCCGGCGGAGTGCTCACGGACTCGACGGCCACCGTGATCGGGGCGATGATCATCGCCCCGCTGTCCACACCGATCATGGGCATCGCGCTGGGCTCGGTGCAGCGGCGCAGGACCGGATCCGCCCTGGTCGTCCTCCTCGCCGGCCTGCTGGTGATCGCGGTCGGGGCGTTGATGTCACAGGTACTCCCCGGTGACTACGACCTGCTGTCCAACAGTCAGATCGCGGGCCGTACGTCGCCCGACCTGATGGACCTGATCGCCGCCCTGGCCACCGGCCTCGCGGGTGCGGTGGCACTGGCCCGGCGCGATGTCGGCGCCGTGCTGCCCGGTGTCGCGATCGCCATCTCCCTCGTACCGCCCCTGGTGGTGGTCGGGGTGTGCCTCGGGAGTCTGGCGGGATGGCCGGCACTGGGCGCCCTGGTCCTGTTCGTGTCCAACCTCTTCGCCTTGGTGTTCGGAGGCATGGTGGTCTTCGCCACCCTCGGTCACAGCCCTCTGCGGCGCGGGGCGCCGGGGCGGCCCGCCCGCTCGGCCTACGCCGCCATGGCCGCGCTGTTCGTGGCCGTGTTCGTGCCGCTGGCCGCCAACACCGCGCTCACGCTCGTGCTCGAGGTCTGGACGGGCCGGGTCGAGGACGCCGCGAGACAGTGGCTGGCCGATGATCCCGGAGCATCCGTCACGGGCGTGGACGCGGTGTCCAGGACGCTGCACGTCCACGTGCGTGTTCCCGGCGACCTGCCACCGGTGGAGGGCCTGCTCGACCTGATCGAGGGACAGGTCCCGGACGGCGTACCGGTCGTGGTGGACGCGACACGCGGCGTACGGGTCGAGCTGCGTCGTTGA
- a CDS encoding alpha,alpha-trehalose-phosphate synthase (UDP-forming) — protein MVSEHAAQVLVASNRGPVSYAEREDGTLDSKRGGGGLVSGLSAVDDKLWVCAALSDGDREAVRRGVSEPGVRMLDIDAGVHEDAYNGVANSVLWFVHHMIYQTPVEPVFDAEFRRQWASYEAYNRAFAQALAEEAGEGAAVLVQDYHLSLVPGMLRELRPDLRIGHFSHTPWAPVDYFRLLPDDIGEQLLNGILGADRAAFLTRRWADAFIGCCTEILGGTGHTRIGVHGLGADADFLRRRSREADVDERMETLREQVGAGRRTIVRVDRTELSKNIVRGLHAYRALLEERPEWRERVVHVAFAYPSRQDLTVYREYTAEVQRVADTINADFGTEGWTPVLLHVDDDFARSLAAYRLADVALVNPIRDGMNLVAKEVPVVSDDGCALVLSREAGAYEELGEDAIVVNPYDVSSTARALHEALTMESGERSARSKRLAAAATALPPQQWFLDQLEALRA, from the coding sequence ATGGTCTCCGAGCACGCTGCCCAGGTCCTCGTCGCGTCCAACCGCGGCCCGGTGTCGTACGCCGAGCGGGAGGACGGCACGCTCGACTCGAAGCGCGGTGGCGGCGGGCTCGTCTCCGGCCTCAGCGCCGTCGACGACAAACTGTGGGTGTGCGCCGCTCTCAGCGACGGCGACCGGGAAGCGGTCCGCAGGGGCGTGTCCGAGCCCGGCGTGCGCATGCTCGACATCGACGCCGGGGTCCACGAGGACGCGTACAACGGCGTCGCGAACTCCGTGCTCTGGTTCGTCCACCACATGATCTACCAGACGCCGGTGGAGCCCGTCTTCGACGCGGAGTTCCGCCGGCAGTGGGCCTCCTACGAGGCGTACAACCGGGCCTTCGCCCAGGCCCTGGCCGAGGAGGCGGGCGAGGGCGCGGCGGTCCTCGTGCAGGACTACCACCTCTCTCTGGTCCCCGGAATGCTCCGCGAGCTGCGCCCCGACCTGCGGATCGGGCACTTCTCCCACACCCCATGGGCGCCCGTCGACTACTTCCGCCTGCTGCCCGACGACATCGGCGAGCAGCTCCTCAACGGCATCCTCGGGGCCGACCGCGCCGCGTTCCTGACGCGGCGCTGGGCGGACGCCTTCATCGGCTGCTGCACGGAGATCCTCGGTGGCACCGGACACACCCGGATCGGGGTGCACGGGCTCGGGGCCGACGCGGACTTCCTGCGCCGCCGCTCCCGTGAGGCGGACGTGGACGAGCGCATGGAGACGCTGCGGGAGCAGGTGGGCGCCGGCCGGCGCACGATCGTGCGCGTGGACCGCACCGAGCTCTCCAAGAACATCGTCCGCGGGCTGCATGCATACCGTGCACTGCTGGAGGAGCGCCCCGAGTGGCGCGAGCGCGTGGTGCACGTCGCCTTCGCCTACCCCTCCCGGCAGGACCTCACGGTGTACCGGGAGTACACGGCCGAGGTCCAGCGGGTCGCCGACACCATCAACGCGGACTTCGGCACGGAGGGCTGGACCCCGGTCCTGCTCCACGTCGACGACGACTTCGCCCGCTCACTCGCCGCGTACCGGCTGGCCGACGTCGCCCTCGTCAACCCGATCCGCGACGGCATGAACCTGGTCGCCAAGGAGGTCCCCGTCGTCTCCGACGACGGCTGCGCGCTGGTGCTCTCCCGGGAGGCGGGCGCCTACGAGGAACTGGGCGAGGACGCGATCGTGGTCAACCCGTACGACGTGTCGTCCACGGCGCGGGCGCTGCACGAGGCGCTGACGATGGAGTCCGGCGAGCGGTCGGCGCGCTCGAAGCGCCTCGCCGCCGCGGCGACCGCGCTGCCGCCGCAGCAGTGGTTCCTGGACCAGCTGGAAGCGCTGCGGGCCTGA
- the cdgB gene encoding diguanylate cyclase CdgB has product MEAESEPYVRLATMRQLHQAVADLNTARSLADTLQSVADGIVAGLGYELGCVNLVRPDGDLVVAAFAGNTAAEALITGRVGSRDSWERRLSMGEAWDDLRFIPHTEGWVLLDDDVPQWHTEGPEPRFEDEWHPLDRLYAPMYASGGGLDLLGVISVDRPRNGRRPGAWGREALQMYASQAAIAISNARLRANMQRALVRLEREQQALRASEESFRQAFEYAPSGMAIAEMGGDQHGRLLRTNDALCRLLGRPASVLRRYSFADLVHPEDIGTLLRTSAEGGRAELRLGRRDGTHLWVSLRNSVVADTTDGPRFLLTHVEDIEERKRNELHLAHRASHDALTGLPNSAELRSRLGARLCERPHSSATSSAVEALDAAYGDGSPVHGYEPETVAGVGPYDHHVHTVAPDPDRDDGTKGLAVLFCDLDGFKSINDRFGHHAGDAVLIEVARRLTTCVRDGDTVARLGGDEFVVLADGLGAADAADLAVRLRNAIIPPIRVDGRAVRVGASFGIGWAECGMTGEEVLHSADQRMYMEKRSRSKVHRRAG; this is encoded by the coding sequence ATGGAGGCCGAGTCGGAGCCGTACGTCCGTCTTGCGACCATGCGGCAGCTGCACCAGGCCGTCGCTGATCTCAACACGGCGCGGAGCCTGGCGGACACGCTGCAGAGTGTGGCCGACGGCATCGTCGCCGGGCTCGGCTACGAACTGGGCTGCGTGAACCTCGTCCGCCCCGACGGCGATCTCGTGGTCGCCGCGTTCGCCGGCAACACCGCCGCGGAAGCCCTGATCACCGGCCGCGTCGGCTCCCGCGATTCGTGGGAGCGCAGGCTGTCGATGGGTGAGGCCTGGGACGACCTGCGCTTCATACCCCACACCGAGGGCTGGGTGCTCCTCGACGACGACGTGCCGCAGTGGCACACCGAAGGGCCCGAGCCCCGCTTCGAGGACGAGTGGCACCCCCTCGACCGCCTCTACGCCCCCATGTACGCCTCCGGCGGAGGTCTGGACCTCCTGGGAGTCATATCCGTCGACCGGCCGCGCAACGGCCGCCGTCCGGGCGCCTGGGGCCGTGAAGCACTCCAGATGTACGCCTCCCAGGCGGCCATTGCGATCAGCAACGCCCGCCTCCGGGCGAACATGCAGCGCGCCCTGGTCCGGCTCGAACGCGAACAGCAGGCGCTGCGGGCCAGCGAGGAATCCTTCCGCCAGGCCTTCGAGTACGCGCCCAGCGGTATGGCCATCGCCGAGATGGGCGGTGACCAGCACGGCAGGCTGCTCCGCACCAACGACGCGCTCTGCCGCCTCCTTGGCCGCCCGGCCTCCGTCCTGCGCCGTTACTCCTTCGCCGACCTCGTCCATCCGGAGGACATCGGCACCCTGCTCCGCACGTCCGCCGAGGGCGGCCGTGCCGAACTGCGTCTGGGCCGCAGGGACGGCACGCATCTCTGGGTCTCGCTGCGCAACTCGGTCGTCGCCGACACCACTGACGGCCCCCGCTTCCTGCTGACCCACGTCGAGGACATCGAGGAGCGCAAGCGCAACGAGCTGCACCTCGCGCACCGGGCCTCGCACGACGCGCTGACCGGTCTGCCCAACAGTGCGGAGCTGCGCTCACGGCTCGGTGCGCGGCTGTGTGAGAGGCCTCACTCCTCGGCCACCTCCAGCGCGGTCGAGGCCCTCGACGCGGCGTACGGCGACGGCTCACCGGTGCACGGGTACGAGCCCGAGACGGTGGCGGGCGTCGGCCCGTACGACCACCACGTGCACACCGTGGCGCCCGACCCGGACCGCGACGACGGCACCAAGGGGCTCGCGGTGCTCTTCTGCGACCTCGACGGTTTCAAGTCCATCAACGACCGCTTCGGGCACCACGCGGGTGACGCGGTTCTCATCGAGGTCGCCCGGCGGCTCACGACCTGCGTCCGGGACGGCGACACCGTCGCGCGGCTCGGGGGTGACGAATTCGTCGTCCTCGCGGACGGTCTCGGGGCCGCAGATGCCGCGGACCTGGCCGTACGCTTGCGTAACGCCATCATTCCGCCCATCCGGGTGGACGGCAGGGCCGTCAGGGTCGGGGCGAGTTTCGGGATCGGCTGGGCCGAGTGCGGCATGACCGGGGAAGAGGTCCTGCACTCCGCCGACCAGCGGATGTACATGGAGAAGCGGTCCCGTTCGAAGGTTCACCGCAGGGCCGGCTGA
- a CDS encoding ABC transporter substrate-binding protein, whose protein sequence is MTATLSGCGSDTGGGDVTLKLVAADYGTDAKSSSQHYWDDVAAKFTQENPGIKVDVAVYSWKDVDRKVAEMVKAGDAPDIAQIGAYADYAKAGKLYTADEMITIRTGANFLPSLTDAGRVDDKLYGLPFVASTRLLFYNKKMFTQAGITAPQTWDDIRSDASALKQRGVSYPFALPLGEEESQAETLMWLLSGGGGYTDEVGNYDIDSPANIATFKWLKANLVDKGLTGPVSPGKLDRAQAFEAFTKGDVGMLNGHPTLMQEAEKKGVDVGMVPLPGADGPTEGSMGVADWMMGFKEHGNRVAIGKFLNFAYEDENVLSFADQYDLLPVTGSASEVMEADDKHKPLRAFLEALPNSQLPPFGKTSWAKASETIKKKIGTAVEPGANPETVLVDIATQARQAESTE, encoded by the coding sequence ATGACGGCAACGTTGTCGGGATGCGGTTCGGACACGGGTGGCGGTGACGTCACTCTGAAGCTGGTCGCGGCCGACTACGGCACCGACGCGAAGAGCAGCTCCCAGCACTACTGGGACGACGTCGCGGCGAAGTTCACGCAGGAGAACCCCGGCATCAAGGTCGATGTGGCCGTCTACTCCTGGAAGGACGTCGACCGCAAGGTCGCCGAGATGGTCAAGGCCGGCGACGCCCCCGACATCGCGCAGATCGGGGCGTACGCCGACTACGCCAAGGCGGGCAAGCTCTACACCGCCGACGAGATGATCACGATCCGTACGGGGGCCAACTTCCTTCCCTCGCTCACCGACGCGGGCAGGGTCGACGACAAGCTCTACGGCCTTCCGTTCGTGGCCAGCACCCGCCTGCTCTTCTACAACAAGAAGATGTTCACCCAGGCCGGCATCACGGCCCCGCAGACATGGGACGACATCCGCAGTGACGCCTCGGCCCTCAAGCAGCGCGGGGTGAGCTACCCCTTCGCGCTGCCCCTCGGCGAGGAGGAGTCCCAGGCCGAGACCCTGATGTGGCTCCTCAGCGGGGGCGGCGGGTACACCGACGAGGTCGGCAACTACGACATCGACTCCCCGGCGAACATAGCCACCTTCAAGTGGCTGAAGGCCAACCTCGTCGACAAGGGCCTCACCGGCCCCGTATCGCCCGGCAAGCTGGACAGGGCGCAGGCCTTCGAAGCCTTCACCAAGGGCGATGTGGGCATGCTCAACGGCCACCCGACGCTCATGCAGGAGGCCGAGAAGAAGGGCGTCGACGTCGGTATGGTCCCGCTCCCGGGTGCCGACGGGCCCACCGAGGGCTCGATGGGCGTGGCCGACTGGATGATGGGCTTCAAGGAGCACGGCAACCGGGTGGCGATAGGGAAGTTCCTCAACTTCGCCTACGAGGACGAGAACGTGCTCTCGTTCGCGGACCAGTACGACCTGCTGCCCGTCACCGGCTCGGCCTCCGAGGTGATGGAGGCCGACGACAAGCACAAGCCGCTCCGCGCGTTCCTGGAAGCGCTGCCCAACTCGCAGCTGCCCCCCTTCGGCAAGACGTCCTGGGCGAAGGCCAGCGAGACGATCAAGAAGAAGATCGGCACCGCGGTCGAGCCCGGCGCCAATCCGGAGACCGTGCTCGTGGACATCGCGACCCAGGCCCGGCAGGCGGAGAGCACGGAGTAG